One part of the Leclercia sp. LSNIH1 genome encodes these proteins:
- a CDS encoding phage tail protein, whose protein sequence is MAVETYKWPVQLGSGAIEYDQAIRSAQFGDGYEQVADNGINSTAIQVPMKYVGKDTEVNEIRAFLLAHTVKAFIITPPGEEKGLYRVVANSVRKNLISSNVAELTFTIRRAYGVFA, encoded by the coding sequence ATGGCAGTCGAAACCTATAAATGGCCTGTACAACTGGGCAGCGGGGCTATTGAGTACGATCAGGCGATCCGCTCCGCCCAGTTTGGCGACGGTTATGAGCAGGTCGCTGATAACGGCATTAACTCTACAGCCATACAGGTCCCGATGAAATATGTCGGCAAGGATACTGAGGTTAACGAGATCCGCGCCTTCCTGCTGGCCCACACGGTCAAGGCATTCATTATCACCCCGCCGGGAGAGGAGAAGGGCCTTTATCGCGTCGTGGCTAACTCAGTGCGTAAGAATCTCATCAGCAGCAACGTTGCGGAGCTGACGTTCACTATCAGGCGTGCATATGGAGTTTTCGCATAA
- a CDS encoding phage minor tail protein L encodes MALVDQAAKLAPGGRVRLIKVDASEFSGGIHRFHYSPLPHTPEEIDATNGDEDKLGPKPIIWDGEVYEFWPFQMSGLELSTDQAAEPDLSVSNLDGHITALCLQFKDMVNAKVSIIDTYAVYLDAVNFPGGVNPTADPTMFTLQTFWLDTKTAEDEEVVSWSLSSPADLQNLVIPTRQITSLCEWALRGQYRSGDGCTYNGTAYFDAKGNAVADPALDVCGGCLSDCRKRFGAGLAEPNAANLDFGGFPATVLFSR; translated from the coding sequence ATGGCTCTGGTCGATCAGGCAGCAAAACTGGCACCCGGTGGCAGGGTGCGATTAATCAAGGTGGATGCGTCAGAATTCAGTGGCGGGATCCACCGCTTCCATTACAGTCCGTTACCGCATACACCTGAAGAAATTGACGCGACGAACGGAGACGAAGATAAGCTCGGGCCAAAGCCCATTATCTGGGACGGAGAGGTCTATGAGTTCTGGCCCTTCCAGATGTCAGGCCTTGAACTTTCAACAGACCAGGCGGCAGAGCCTGATCTCAGCGTGTCGAACCTGGACGGACACATCACGGCGCTGTGCCTTCAGTTCAAAGATATGGTGAATGCGAAGGTGAGCATCATCGACACCTACGCCGTCTATCTGGACGCGGTGAACTTTCCGGGCGGTGTAAACCCGACCGCTGATCCGACGATGTTCACGCTGCAGACGTTCTGGCTGGATACCAAAACCGCGGAAGACGAAGAAGTCGTTTCGTGGTCTCTCAGTAGTCCAGCCGACCTGCAAAATCTGGTCATTCCCACACGGCAAATCACCTCTCTGTGCGAATGGGCCCTGCGCGGGCAGTACCGCAGCGGCGACGGTTGCACCTACAACGGCACGGCGTATTTTGATGCGAAAGGTAATGCGGTCGCTGACCCGGCGCTGGATGTATGCGGCGGCTGCCTGAGTGACTGCCGTAAGCGGTTTGGTGCCGGACTGGCAGAGCCTAACGCAGCAAACCTCGATTTTGGCGGCTTCCCGGCAACCGTTCTCTTCTCCCGATAA
- a CDS encoding C40 family peptidase: MNKTIMAAIRAHALEESPRECCGFVIQSGRRQRYIPVTNSHENPTEHFRIDGEHWANAEDAGTIIRIIHSHLGDGARPIPSDLDRQQCNNSGVVWGIYAPDCDEYAEVSPDAIPLIGRPFILGSHDCWGLVMDWHATQGVMLNDFRVDYPWWESQYPDNLYFENWEQEGFVECDPAPGCMVIMQVESAKWNHAGIITEEGELLHHLYGQPSCITPYARGYFKDRTMICVRHKDLPQEIQPWRV, translated from the coding sequence ATGAACAAAACCATTATGGCGGCGATCCGCGCACATGCGCTGGAGGAATCTCCGCGCGAGTGCTGCGGCTTCGTCATCCAGTCGGGGCGGCGTCAGCGTTACATCCCTGTAACGAACAGCCACGAAAACCCTACAGAGCATTTCCGCATTGATGGCGAGCACTGGGCGAATGCTGAGGATGCCGGGACCATTATCCGCATCATTCACTCCCATCTAGGCGACGGCGCCCGGCCTATCCCGTCAGACCTCGATCGCCAGCAGTGCAATAACTCCGGCGTGGTCTGGGGGATCTACGCGCCGGACTGCGATGAGTATGCAGAGGTATCACCGGACGCCATCCCGCTGATTGGCCGCCCGTTCATTCTGGGTTCGCACGACTGCTGGGGTCTGGTCATGGACTGGCACGCCACGCAGGGTGTGATGCTTAACGATTTCCGGGTAGATTATCCTTGGTGGGAAAGCCAGTACCCGGACAACCTGTATTTTGAGAACTGGGAGCAGGAAGGGTTTGTCGAATGTGACCCGGCGCCCGGCTGCATGGTTATCATGCAGGTTGAGTCTGCCAAGTGGAATCACGCGGGGATCATCACCGAAGAAGGCGAGCTGCTGCACCATCTGTACGGCCAGCCATCCTGCATTACTCCGTATGCCCGGGGCTACTTCAAAGACCGGACCATGATTTGCGTTCGCCATAAAGACCTGCCGCAGGAGATACAGCCATGGCGCGTTTAA
- a CDS encoding tail assembly protein: MARLTTIRLYGALGARFGRVHRLAVQTSAEAVKALCINLDGLESYLLNAKKNGMTFAVFRGKRNIGEQDFKELGGDSDIRIAPVMEGAKKAGMFQTILGAVMVVAGVVTGVLTGWTGIGATFAAGLIMSGGSMMAGGIYQMLSPQPKGLQGRDDPDNKPSYAFGGAVNTLAMGNPVALLYGEREIGGAIISAGIVAEDI; encoded by the coding sequence ATGGCGCGTTTAACCACTATTCGACTGTATGGGGCATTGGGGGCACGGTTTGGCCGCGTTCACCGGCTGGCGGTCCAGACTTCAGCAGAGGCCGTAAAGGCACTGTGTATCAACCTAGACGGGCTGGAAAGCTATCTCCTGAACGCCAAAAAGAACGGCATGACGTTCGCGGTGTTTCGTGGCAAACGCAACATCGGCGAACAGGATTTCAAGGAATTGGGTGGTGACAGTGATATCCGCATCGCGCCTGTGATGGAAGGGGCGAAAAAGGCGGGTATGTTCCAGACGATCCTGGGGGCAGTAATGGTGGTTGCTGGGGTTGTTACTGGGGTGCTTACCGGCTGGACAGGGATCGGTGCGACGTTTGCTGCCGGATTGATAATGTCCGGTGGTTCAATGATGGCTGGCGGCATCTACCAGATGCTCTCGCCGCAGCCCAAAGGCCTTCAGGGACGCGATGACCCCGATAACAAACCCAGCTATGCGTTTGGCGGTGCCGTGAATACCCTGGCGATGGGCAACCCGGTCGCGCTGCTATATGGCGAGCGTGAGATCGGCGGTGCAATTATTAGTGCCGGTATCGTAGCAGAAGATATTTGA
- a CDS encoding host specificity protein J: MATITGAKGGSQKQHTPVEQPDSAQSMARCRMLLALGEGEFAGGLDATRIFLDGTPLGNPDGSMNFENVSWDFRPGTQTQTPIPGFPAVENETSIGVSLTKATSWTRAISNTQIDAVLVRIGITGLQQQENDGDIVGTTVAYHIDVAVDGGAYQTVLTKTVTEKLSSLYELTHRINLPKATTGWQIRVVRDTADSASQMLQNKTQVQAITEVIDARLRYPHTALLYVSFNAKAFSNIPKISCKPKGRVIRIPQNYDPVARTYSGAWDGTFKWGWTNNPAWIWFDVLTEPRFGLGRRVTVDMLDKWELYRIAQRCDQQVPDGKGGTGTEPRFMFDVYIQSQADAWQVIKDIAAGFNGMTFWGNNMFNVVSDMPADTSKLQILTRASVVGKPTYSSGSEKTRFSSALINFSDPDNHYQDRTTAVMFPELVKQFKFKQTQLTAIGCTRESEAQRRGGWAVYSNSLDRIITLQTGLDGFAFVPGTVFAFADERVSGRVYGGRLTDYNAGLKAVTTDRGTSAVAGDTLMIRTQGGIVESRIIQAVNGTQLIVATPFTAAPAPNAIFVIDAGQLRLQYFRVTNLTFNDEENTYTITGAEYNASKYDAVDHNARLDIPPISLIPTGVVSQPGNIVVTSYESVRQGQRIATLTASWDVPLDKAGKPQADVIAYQVQWRRGSSEWVNVPQTGLRNIEVPGIFEGDYLVRVRAINAGGASSLWATSALTHLKGRIGDVPKPVNFRTTPLLWGGTAGLGFPCGHWRYATNRDSVFHGINRREPDAAGWRPVSPANLPATWAKGRGRVLVPGAAGGSHRQ, translated from the coding sequence ATGGCAACGATTACTGGTGCAAAGGGTGGCAGCCAGAAGCAGCACACGCCTGTCGAACAGCCTGATTCAGCTCAGTCAATGGCGCGCTGCCGCATGCTGCTGGCACTTGGCGAAGGTGAGTTTGCTGGCGGGCTGGATGCGACCCGGATTTTCCTCGACGGCACGCCGCTGGGTAACCCAGACGGCTCAATGAACTTTGAGAATGTCTCCTGGGATTTTCGCCCCGGCACGCAGACGCAGACGCCGATCCCCGGCTTTCCTGCTGTGGAGAACGAGACTAGTATTGGCGTATCGCTGACGAAGGCTACCTCCTGGACACGCGCTATCAGCAATACCCAGATTGATGCTGTGCTGGTGCGCATCGGGATCACCGGCCTGCAGCAGCAGGAGAACGACGGTGATATCGTCGGCACAACCGTCGCATATCACATCGACGTTGCGGTTGATGGCGGGGCATACCAGACAGTGCTCACCAAAACGGTAACGGAAAAGCTCAGTTCACTGTACGAACTGACGCACCGCATCAATCTGCCCAAAGCCACCACTGGCTGGCAGATCCGTGTGGTCCGCGATACTGCCGACAGCGCCAGCCAGATGCTGCAGAACAAAACGCAGGTGCAGGCCATCACTGAGGTGATCGACGCCCGCCTGCGCTATCCGCATACCGCGCTGCTGTATGTGTCATTCAACGCCAAAGCATTCAGCAACATCCCGAAGATATCCTGCAAGCCGAAAGGCCGGGTAATCCGCATCCCTCAGAACTACGATCCTGTTGCGCGGACGTACAGTGGCGCATGGGACGGCACATTCAAATGGGGCTGGACCAACAATCCGGCGTGGATCTGGTTTGATGTCCTGACAGAGCCGCGCTTTGGTCTGGGCCGCCGGGTAACGGTGGATATGCTCGATAAATGGGAGCTCTACCGCATTGCCCAGCGCTGTGACCAGCAGGTACCGGACGGGAAGGGCGGTACCGGCACAGAACCGCGATTTATGTTTGACGTCTATATCCAGTCGCAGGCCGACGCCTGGCAGGTTATCAAGGACATCGCTGCTGGCTTCAACGGCATGACGTTCTGGGGCAACAACATGTTCAATGTTGTCTCTGATATGCCGGCAGACACGTCGAAACTGCAGATCCTCACCCGCGCATCCGTGGTGGGCAAGCCAACGTATTCCAGCGGCAGCGAAAAGACGCGATTCTCGAGTGCGCTGATTAACTTCAGCGACCCGGATAACCATTATCAGGACCGCACCACCGCAGTAATGTTTCCTGAGTTGGTGAAGCAGTTCAAATTCAAGCAGACGCAACTCACGGCCATCGGCTGCACGCGCGAGAGTGAGGCGCAACGCCGTGGAGGGTGGGCAGTTTATTCCAACTCGCTGGACCGCATCATTACGCTGCAGACCGGGCTGGATGGCTTCGCCTTTGTGCCAGGCACCGTCTTCGCTTTTGCTGATGAGCGCGTCTCAGGCAGGGTATATGGCGGGCGCCTCACGGACTATAACGCCGGGCTTAAAGCGGTAACAACCGATCGCGGTACCAGTGCCGTCGCGGGTGACACACTGATGATCCGCACCCAAGGTGGCATTGTAGAAAGCCGGATTATTCAGGCGGTCAACGGTACGCAGCTGATCGTGGCCACGCCGTTCACAGCGGCGCCAGCGCCAAACGCTATATTCGTTATCGATGCTGGGCAGTTGCGCCTGCAGTACTTCCGCGTCACGAACCTGACGTTTAACGATGAGGAAAACACCTATACCATTACCGGCGCGGAATACAACGCATCGAAATATGATGCCGTCGACCACAATGCGCGCCTCGATATCCCGCCGATCAGCCTCATCCCCACGGGAGTTGTCTCACAGCCCGGCAATATCGTGGTAACGAGTTATGAATCGGTGCGCCAGGGGCAGCGCATCGCGACGCTGACGGCGTCCTGGGACGTCCCACTGGATAAAGCCGGGAAGCCGCAGGCCGATGTGATCGCCTATCAGGTTCAGTGGCGCCGCGGGAGCAGCGAATGGGTGAACGTTCCGCAAACCGGCCTACGGAATATCGAAGTGCCGGGGATCTTCGAAGGTGATTACCTGGTGCGGGTCAGGGCAATTAATGCCGGTGGCGCATCAAGCCTGTGGGCAACGTCAGCGCTGACCCACCTTAAGGGCCGGATCGGTGATGTGCCCAAGCCAGTTAATTTCCGCACTACACCATTGCTCTGGGGGGGTACAGCTGGACTGGGATTTCCCTGCGGGCACTGGCGATACGCTACAAACCGAGATTCAGTATTCCACGGTATCAACCGGCGCGAACCCGATGCTGCTGGCTGGCGTCCCGTATCCCCAGCAAATTTACCAGCAACTTGGGCTAAAGGCCGGGGTAGGGTTCTGGTACCGGGCGCGGCTGGTGGATCGCACCGGCAATAA
- a CDS encoding phage tail tip fiber protein, with the protein MLLAGVPYPQQIYQQLGLKAGVGFWYRARLVDRTGNKSAWTAFIQGSSSSDAADYLLDIDNQIKQTDAYKDLVSDITDLGEDIQSARDDISTVTTESAATKAGLAKEITDRKKAITDEAAARGQALLTEKNERVADISNVNQTIQTTTESLAQQIAQVSAGTGSQFDPAKIWYFDSTVEGWSGNGTPTIVNGWLRPANHASDPYVASPATLGITAAAYRFLKLRIRKVGAPAWAGEIRWRNTASFNETNRFVVAEPAYNADGVATLECDDIPWLAETTINQIRLDLSSKQDATNYFLIDWVAIGRPTPGAGMAALQQETTARVTGDQAEATARETLATQIRGGYTGDDPSKLASGLLYTERQARITAQEAEVTERKKLESTVNANQASVTQELATLTTAQEAQATTLSGLQVTVGKNTADITTVTKAVADNNKAQTTALAAVKATTEQNTSDISTETTARTNADSALGRRIDTLKVDVDGNTASRDAGIVGNVTNALASFTAFSEQRVTYAVGEKKTMAEIIETRKTAADATSAVAEQVTTLKATVEQNGKTNAAAITRIDEAVADLESATATSIEQVTAAIDDTNASVQTTSEAVADITGKLGAQWGVKVQVEANGVKRIAGIQLGIDATGSSNFLISADTFAVYNPTTKGQELVFAATGGQIFLQSVFIKDGSLDNTKIGNYIQSSTWDGTGNIGWHINKSGYAVFNNVTVRGTVYATNGEFRGTIYATDGDFKGTVYANKIVGDVVNMFSFPGGRFRGDPGQQRDFYRQVTWAGGVPYDVTIAVPTFVVWNESEAYNGSLEAYININGRDITVVSLGLKLSYNDPNSVSRQVNSYVPVTGSLDIPANSGPVTIRIGLRGITSGSTHMDMQPSMALITKRNSPNFSGYSGN; encoded by the coding sequence ATGCTGCTGGCTGGCGTCCCGTATCCCCAGCAAATTTACCAGCAACTTGGGCTAAAGGCCGGGGTAGGGTTCTGGTACCGGGCGCGGCTGGTGGATCGCACCGGCAATAAGTCAGCCTGGACTGCCTTCATTCAGGGCAGCAGCAGCTCGGATGCCGCGGATTACCTGTTGGATATCGATAACCAGATCAAACAGACCGACGCCTACAAAGACTTGGTTTCGGATATAACTGATCTGGGTGAAGATATCCAGTCAGCGCGCGACGACATCAGCACAGTCACAACAGAGTCGGCGGCGACCAAAGCGGGCCTGGCGAAGGAGATCACGGACCGTAAAAAAGCCATCACCGACGAGGCAGCGGCCCGGGGCCAGGCGTTGCTGACCGAGAAGAACGAGCGCGTCGCGGATATCAGCAACGTCAACCAGACGATTCAGACCACCACTGAATCGCTGGCGCAGCAGATTGCGCAGGTGTCTGCTGGTACTGGCTCCCAGTTCGACCCGGCCAAAATCTGGTACTTCGATTCGACTGTAGAGGGCTGGTCCGGCAACGGCACGCCGACCATTGTTAACGGCTGGTTGCGCCCTGCCAACCACGCATCGGACCCGTACGTTGCTTCTCCTGCAACGCTGGGCATAACAGCAGCTGCGTATCGCTTCCTGAAGCTGCGCATCAGGAAAGTGGGAGCGCCTGCATGGGCGGGTGAAATTCGCTGGCGCAATACGGCCAGTTTCAACGAAACCAACCGCTTCGTGGTGGCCGAACCGGCGTATAACGCCGACGGCGTTGCCACGCTGGAATGCGACGATATCCCCTGGCTGGCCGAGACGACGATTAACCAGATTCGGCTGGACCTTTCCAGTAAACAGGACGCGACAAACTACTTCCTGATTGACTGGGTGGCGATCGGGCGGCCAACGCCGGGCGCCGGGATGGCCGCCCTGCAGCAGGAAACGACAGCCCGTGTTACCGGCGACCAGGCGGAAGCCACGGCGCGCGAGACGCTGGCGACGCAGATCCGGGGCGGTTATACCGGTGACGACCCGTCAAAACTGGCCTCGGGTCTGCTGTACACTGAACGCCAGGCGCGCATCACGGCGCAGGAAGCGGAGGTGACAGAGCGGAAGAAGCTGGAATCGACCGTTAACGCTAACCAGGCTTCCGTTACTCAGGAGCTGGCGACGCTGACAACTGCGCAGGAGGCTCAGGCCACCACGCTTTCGGGCCTGCAGGTTACTGTCGGCAAAAACACCGCAGATATCACCACAGTCACCAAAGCCGTCGCTGATAACAACAAGGCGCAAACCACCGCGCTGGCTGCGGTTAAGGCCACGACCGAACAGAACACTTCGGACATCAGCACGGAAACCACGGCCCGCACGAATGCTGACAGCGCGCTCGGCCGCCGCATCGATACGCTGAAAGTGGATGTGGACGGCAACACGGCCAGCCGGGACGCCGGTATTGTCGGTAACGTCACCAATGCGCTCGCCAGCTTCACCGCGTTCTCTGAACAGCGCGTGACGTATGCTGTTGGCGAAAAGAAAACGATGGCTGAAATCATCGAAACCCGGAAGACCGCCGCGGATGCCACGAGTGCCGTGGCGGAGCAGGTCACCACGCTTAAGGCGACGGTTGAGCAAAACGGTAAGACCAACGCCGCCGCCATTACGCGCATTGATGAAGCGGTCGCGGATCTGGAAAGCGCCACCGCGACCAGCATTGAGCAGGTGACGGCTGCGATCGACGATACCAATGCCAGCGTGCAGACGACCAGCGAAGCTGTTGCTGACATTACCGGCAAGCTGGGTGCCCAGTGGGGCGTTAAGGTTCAGGTGGAAGCGAACGGGGTTAAACGTATCGCGGGTATTCAGCTGGGCATTGATGCAACCGGGTCCTCAAACTTCCTGATTTCTGCCGATACGTTTGCGGTTTATAACCCGACGACAAAAGGACAGGAACTGGTATTTGCGGCTACCGGCGGGCAGATATTTTTACAGTCTGTATTTATCAAGGATGGCTCGCTGGATAATACCAAAATCGGCAATTACATCCAGTCCAGTACGTGGGACGGGACCGGAAATATCGGCTGGCATATCAATAAATCCGGTTACGCGGTGTTCAATAATGTGACCGTGCGCGGGACCGTCTATGCCACCAACGGAGAATTCAGAGGCACTATTTATGCTACGGATGGAGACTTCAAAGGCACAGTTTACGCGAACAAAATCGTAGGCGATGTCGTTAATATGTTCTCCTTCCCTGGTGGCAGATTCAGGGGAGATCCAGGCCAACAAAGAGATTTTTATCGACAGGTTACCTGGGCGGGGGGTGTCCCGTATGACGTCACTATCGCTGTTCCGACATTTGTCGTCTGGAATGAAAGTGAAGCTTATAATGGCTCTCTGGAAGCATATATCAATATAAACGGGAGAGATATTACAGTAGTGTCTCTTGGCTTAAAGCTATCGTATAACGACCCCAATAGTGTCAGTCGTCAGGTTAACAGTTATGTGCCCGTTACAGGTAGTCTGGATATTCCCGCAAACTCAGGCCCTGTGACTATACGTATTGGCCTTAGAGGGATTACCAGTGGGAGTACTCATATGGATATGCAGCCATCAATGGCGTTAATTACCAAAAGAAATTCCCCTAACTTCTCCGGTTATTCAGGTAATTAA
- a CDS encoding phage head spike fiber domain-containing protein — protein sequence MVTLDDDLANAVTEGFRLAQSSIINQDLILSGTGDVTVTLANGSKKTGPSWSKLITAANAAGTSAAAAEASAKNAKTSETNANSSKNAAATSEKNAKTSETNAGASETNAAKSASNARTSENNAGASASSAAASLAAAQQLTSVPYEAAPFPDVWAPLNDDLRLLAGFAPYDRLTISGQVLELPTKSLTFSRATTATYIDKSGVLRIAAINEPRFEKEGLLIEGQSTNLAVYSSPTQDYSSYFRSGANNTRTFKPEGGVLLTTLTDTGTWWEQNINVANYDPTKPASVSCYLEFPAAAKVRVMLMRYSSEGDIAAASITAAPGVNKVSVPVLGGAVNQRLGLRITVDAGTPVSSVIFIDRMQIEGSAQATSYIPTNGSAVTRAADDCTLQRSGNDNYFGPVTFAMEVHCNGKTVSGADANSRRGIFSYYPSSTEWVFASLNSTQGAAGRPMFCYASPALVGGATEIDDGAIHNMAFVSDTVNKKIFTDGAVITSDTITRPTPGNVGASNSTIYIGRGAGSAAPGVRMLNGHIRNFRIWHRLLTPNQINGLR from the coding sequence ATGGTCACACTTGATGACGATTTAGCGAACGCCGTCACGGAAGGGTTTCGCCTGGCGCAAAGCAGTATTATCAACCAGGACCTGATTTTATCGGGCACCGGTGACGTCACCGTTACTCTGGCAAATGGTTCGAAAAAAACGGGCCCCAGCTGGTCGAAGCTGATCACCGCCGCGAACGCGGCAGGGACCAGCGCTGCGGCGGCGGAAGCGTCAGCGAAGAATGCAAAAACATCAGAAACGAATGCGAACTCATCAAAGAACGCAGCGGCAACATCAGAGAAGAATGCGAAAACGTCAGAGACAAACGCCGGGGCCTCTGAAACCAACGCGGCAAAATCTGCGTCAAACGCCAGGACGTCAGAAAACAACGCAGGGGCCAGCGCCAGTAGTGCCGCAGCATCGCTGGCCGCTGCGCAGCAGCTGACGTCTGTACCCTATGAGGCAGCGCCGTTCCCTGACGTATGGGCACCGCTCAATGATGACCTGCGGCTGCTGGCCGGTTTCGCGCCTTATGACCGGCTGACGATTTCCGGCCAAGTGCTGGAACTGCCGACAAAGTCACTAACGTTTAGTCGGGCAACTACAGCGACTTATATTGATAAATCCGGGGTGCTTAGAATAGCAGCAATTAACGAGCCGCGTTTTGAGAAGGAGGGTTTATTAATTGAAGGGCAGAGCACTAATTTAGCGGTTTATTCATCACCGACTCAGGATTATTCCAGTTACTTTCGTAGTGGCGCAAACAATACACGAACGTTTAAACCCGAGGGTGGCGTTCTGCTTACCACATTAACGGATACAGGTACCTGGTGGGAGCAGAATATAAATGTGGCTAATTATGACCCAACAAAGCCAGCGTCCGTATCCTGTTATTTAGAATTTCCCGCAGCCGCCAAGGTTAGAGTAATGCTAATGCGCTACTCCAGCGAGGGCGATATTGCGGCAGCATCCATCACAGCAGCGCCTGGTGTTAATAAAGTTTCAGTGCCTGTTCTGGGTGGGGCTGTAAACCAACGCCTGGGCTTGCGAATTACGGTTGATGCCGGAACACCCGTTAGCAGTGTGATTTTCATTGACCGTATGCAAATTGAGGGATCCGCTCAGGCGACATCTTACATTCCTACAAATGGATCAGCTGTAACCCGAGCAGCTGACGATTGCACCCTGCAACGCTCAGGTAATGATAACTACTTTGGGCCTGTTACTTTTGCAATGGAAGTCCACTGCAACGGGAAAACGGTATCGGGTGCGGATGCTAACAGCCGTAGGGGGATTTTCAGCTATTACCCATCGTCCACCGAGTGGGTTTTCGCCTCGCTTAACTCTACCCAAGGCGCCGCAGGAAGGCCCATGTTTTGTTATGCAAGCCCCGCGCTGGTGGGGGGAGCAACTGAAATAGACGATGGGGCGATCCATAATATGGCGTTCGTCTCTGACACCGTAAATAAAAAGATATTCACAGACGGCGCGGTTATCACATCGGACACCATAACCAGACCGACGCCAGGGAATGTTGGCGCATCTAACTCCACGATTTATATCGGAAGGGGTGCAGGGTCGGCTGCCCCAGGTGTTCGAATGCTTAACGGGCACATTCGCAACTTCCGTATCTGGCATCGCCTGTTAACCCCTAACCAAATTAATGGACTCCGCTAA
- a CDS encoding tail fiber domain-containing protein — protein MANRIDSIELTQANGTWISLINSASVPGNSTSTLGGQIRSQFNIAGAEAASALFEALYFKDAAGAITRRGRITVKGGTPPADADVVEIGQNGQIFCNGAVFKGQTGISPSLQLFGNTNAGVFVNSYPYNKAGEPYTRRIMRIGASSSASQDIASISVAGGYTCRAGTGGVDNHDNAFNFNWLNSTLIAYIDSSNVGTIQMQSTCDAELKKNKVYVTDKMAALTEVLQWKPATFKYKARGILPESETKLSFIANDLAETSPETVKGEGISPGEDIHDNAVFAKSYILDKDAMIAKLTLALQATNQKLDKLQAEVQALKA, from the coding sequence ATGGCAAACCGAATTGACAGCATTGAACTGACGCAGGCCAATGGTACATGGATATCATTAATCAACAGCGCATCAGTGCCAGGTAATAGCACGTCTACTTTAGGTGGTCAGATACGCTCTCAATTTAATATCGCAGGAGCCGAGGCCGCTTCTGCTTTGTTTGAAGCATTGTATTTTAAGGACGCTGCCGGGGCTATTACCCGTCGGGGCCGTATCACTGTCAAAGGGGGAACCCCTCCGGCTGACGCCGATGTCGTAGAGATTGGGCAAAATGGGCAGATATTCTGTAACGGCGCAGTATTTAAGGGACAGACCGGAATATCACCCTCATTGCAACTGTTCGGGAATACTAACGCGGGCGTTTTCGTGAACAGTTATCCCTACAATAAAGCGGGTGAGCCCTATACGCGCAGGATTATGAGAATAGGTGCTTCAAGTTCCGCCAGTCAGGACATCGCGTCTATATCCGTGGCTGGCGGGTATACCTGTCGGGCCGGGACAGGTGGGGTTGATAATCATGATAACGCCTTCAATTTCAACTGGTTGAATAGCACGCTAATAGCCTACATTGACTCATCAAACGTAGGTACTATCCAGATGCAAAGTACCTGTGATGCCGAACTTAAAAAGAACAAAGTATACGTTACTGACAAAATGGCTGCGCTGACGGAGGTTTTGCAGTGGAAGCCGGCTACCTTTAAGTACAAAGCGCGTGGCATCCTGCCGGAGAGTGAAACTAAACTCAGCTTCATTGCAAACGACCTGGCTGAGACTTCACCAGAAACTGTCAAGGGTGAGGGCATCTCTCCTGGAGAGGATATTCATGACAATGCGGTATTTGCAAAAAGTTACATTCTGGATAAAGACGCCATGATCGCTAAGCTGACATTAGCGCTACAGGCGACAAACCAGAAGTTAGACAAGCTGCAGGCTGAGGTTCAGGCGCTGAAAGCGTAA